In Oryza sativa Japonica Group chromosome 1, ASM3414082v1, the genomic stretch GTAGGAGACGACGCCGACCAGGCCTAGGGTAGCAGTTTGGTGGCCGTGGTGGACAAGGGCGCTGACCACGACAGATCAATAAGGAAGCGTGAACAGGTTGCTTCTCCATCTTGGCGGGCCCCACAGTTTCCTCGAGCAGCACGTGCAGCCGGGTGATAAATTCATCGTCggctcactctctctctttcctaccctctctctcctccatatGATGGAGCTACTACCACATTATTGTGCTtgttttttatacatattaccttataattaatttataaattatataattaaaattaaaagagGTAGCCCAGCTCTACTATAAAACTCGCTCTTATCCGGTTCTGACCAGACCACACATGCAACGCAACCCTGCTGCCTCCACTGCCGCGGAACTCGGAAATCCTGGACAGCCGAAACAGCTGCGGCCCAAAGTGCTAGTCTCGACCACCGAAATGACAACAATACCCCTTTCCTCCGGTTGTTTCCCCCCGGCGCCACCCATGGGCATTCCAGGAATCCGGAGAAATGCCACAAACCCGAAAACCGGCGGCTGCCTCGCCAAAACCCAATGCAAGGACGACGCCCACCGCGCCACCAGATCGGCAAGCGTGACGGCTCATCGTCATCTTCCCTCCATTAAATCGGCAGATCGACTCGGTGTCCGCATCTCTCCACTTCTCCAACCAATTGCCCGATTCATCGATCTCTCATCGTTCGTTCGCTCTAGCTAGGTTGAAGACTCGGGAGTCTAGCTAGCTGCTGTCGAGAGTGATGGCGTCGTCTGTTCCCGAGGATGGTGCTagcgctgctgctgcggccgcTACTGCTgaccctgctgctgctgcggctgagGCTCCCGGGCGACGCATCGTGGTGGCCGTGGACGAGAGCGAGGAGAGCACGCACGCGCTCACCTGGTGCCTCGCCAacgtcgtctcctcctccggcggcgacACGCTCGTGCTGCTCCacgcccgccgcccccgccccgtcTACGCCGCCATGGACAGCTCAGGTACCTCGATCGATCGAAATCACTGGACACAACACGCTTTTGTGACCGCTCTCATCAGCTCCTAATTCATCGAGGCCAACACCTGGATCTGTTGTTGTTGCAGGGTACATGATGACCTCGGACGTGATGGCGAGCATGGACaagtacgccgccgccgtctccgccgcggcggtgggcaAGGCCAAGCACATCTGCGCCGCTTTCCCTCACGTAAGAACGCCACCGATCACTCAATTGCGACTACTTCAAAGATGCGATGCGATGATGCGGTGGTGTTGGGTGCAGGTGACGGTGGAGACGATGGTGGAGAGCGGGGACCCGCGCGACGTCATCTGCGACGCCACCGAGAAGATGGCCGCCGATCTGCTGGTCATGGGCACCCATGGATACGGCCTCATCCAGAGGTACTACTGcaaattgattgattgattgccaCGCACTCACCATTCCATGTATCTAATCTTCTTCGAGTAAGATTTCATTATCATTCTGGATAAGGATTAGGGACAGCAAATGACAAGGATGTTTGTTGACCCTCCATGATAAGCCTGCCCCTCTGAAATTCATCTTAATCAAAATCTGGTGCATGTGTAATTGCATCATTTACCTTGGGCATCTGTTAATCCAGCTTGTATTTATACATTCAGTTTGAGTGCCTCATTTTCGTTTTTTGGCATGTATACTTACGTGGGTGCGAACAATGCAGGGCGTTCCTGGGAAGCGTGAGCAATCACTGTGCGCAGAACTGCAAATGCCCAGTGCTGATTGTCAAGAGGCCAAAATAATAGTTGCTAAGTAATATACTTAGTACTGGTAATAAAGCTCAACTAATGCAGAGcttgctagtttgatgtttgtAAATATTGGCATGTCATGCTTGGTTTGTTGATCGAGAACAAAAGCTATATGTTGTTTGGTGGCATGGCAGCGTTCGATGTTCAGCGACCGATGCGGATCTGCGGATCTGTTGGCACCTTGTAATGGTTGAAATTTGCAGGCTATTTGACTTTTTCTATGCATCTGAGTAATTTTAATTCACAAATCCGAATGTGTTAAGCCGGTGAATGTTCACGCATTTCAACTAGACCCGCGGGTATctaaaatattgaaagaactaAAGTTTCTTGCAATCTGATTGGGCCACGTCATCGATAAATCAAGGACCGTTCAATACATTCTCCAGACATTATCATCCGTCAGTACATTCTCCAGACATTATCATCCGTCAGATATCTCTATTTGCAAAATTTCTTCTGGATCCTTTGAGAAAGCTCTTTTTCAAATACATCCTTCCACGTCCCTgggtaacaaaaaaaaaatggaagtccctgggtaacaaaaaaaaaagaggagagaatgTTCCCCTCCTTGTCTCTTCACTGCACAcggccacaccgccgccgccagcccacCAACCTTCCCACCGCCACCATGAAGTGGATCACCAGTTTCGACCGCGTCCCAGAATAGGCACACTAGATCCTGCACCACCTCGCCAGTGAGCTCGAGCGCCTTAGCCATGCCTCCTCCCAGCTATTGCCGCTGCCTATAGGCGAGTTTGGTGCTGTAAAATCAGATCCACAACGGCAGATCGGAGATAGCCATCGAAGTTGACCCCCACTTCCACACCAAAGGCATCGGCTTCCCCCTCCACATCATGCGTTGCCCTTGCTCTCCTTCTTGGCGACATACGTGTGACGACGGGCTCGAGGCGTGGTTGGCCATCGCCCTTCAAGATGCGACATGGGCAGCATTGGAGGCTAGAGCCCAGTAAAGCTTGTGTACCAGCTAGAATAGCATGCTAGAATCTGAGGTAATTCGTTGCGAGTCGGTGTTAAAGTACGGTGTGTGAAGATGGCCAAAGCCAGTATGCAAACATTTGGTTAGTTGTCCCATCTTGATATATAGTTTTTGCACGTTTCGTGCTTGATAAATTGCTTGAACAGAAACCAGGGAAGGTTACCCTTTAAGCCAAATAAGATTAAAGCCAATGGCTTTCAATTTAATTAGAAATTTCTGTTTGCTGGATGTAACTAATAGACTTTAACTAGagataaaattaaaattgaCCAATACATGTTGCTCAAATTAACTTCTCAGCTCACAATAGATGATGCATTGAagtgtatataaaattttcaattaatTCTGAATATCAATTTCATAAATTACAAGCAAGCACACCAAAATATCCCAGCAATATCTTTGGAGGGATTGGGTCGCTAGCATCAATTGATGTTTGCACAAATGATCCTGGGTGTATTTCCCTAACCGTAACATGCCACCAGCAGCATGAAAACTTAGGATTACACTTCTTTCGGTAAATGCTAGATTTTGTTGCTGTATCCTACATGCTATACTAATTTAAGGAGTTGAAGCTCAACTATTTTCTGCAACAATTGATTGATGTTCTTCCATAAAAATAAGCTAAGCTACTATGTTCATTTATGATCATGCTGAATTTGTCCATGGAGAGTGAATTACTGTATTCATTTATGATTAcagtaaaaatagttttgttcATAGACAGGGTTTCAGCAGTTTACATATATGCTTTTCCAAGGGCTAAAATGATATCTGAATTTATGCTGCTAAATACTAAATATTCAAGTGCACATCACTTGAGGCTGATCAAATGACGAATGAAAATAAGGATGGTTTTACTTACCACTTTAGATCGCTGAGAAAATATATGATTGCAGATTATTAGTTAAAGTTGTAATCAACGTTATCCTTTGACTGATTCCTCATACTTAAGTTGCATCTTATATTATGAAGCGAACTAATTAATATAATACTACTTCCTTTATGCTTCTGTTACTTTCAGAATGTGTTACCGAAGCTGTTTGTACGTTGATTTTCAATTTACAGTGCCATTGGATTTTAGACAAAACTGCTGATTGATATCTGTAAACCTACCAGCTATAGTGTCACCATTTATTTGCCCATCAACGAGATATCAATAGTAGGGCACCGTTGGCCTGAgccatatatacatattttcAAACGGGTCTTTAAGAGCCACGCAACGCGTGGCTTACGTGGCTAGTAAATTTTAACGCTGTATTtacataatatataatatactccTAGATAGTGAAACGTACAGTACATCTGGTTATACTATCTTCTCACGTTCACAGTTCACTCCACCCAATCGCATTCAACTGAAACGGACTAACATCAGACCATTTTTCTCATTAATGAACTCACTAATTTGCCCTCATGTCACGTGTAAACAAACAATCTATGGTAATTTCACGGGAAAAATACAAAAATCACCCCATAACTCGCTCAAAGTTTGACATTTCACCCCATAAGTTATTTTGTTGTAAATATCCACCCACCTTACTCAATTTTATTGCAAAAACCACTCTAGTAAACACATGTTTAACCGAATCAACGTGTTTTTATAAAATGTGAGCCATTAATATGTTCTTTGCCAAAACTAAATACTTGTTTTTATAAAATGTGAGCCATTAATATGTTCTTTACCAAAACTAAATACTTCTAGAGtattcttgaaatatttttatgagaTTCCACAAATAAAATTGTTGATGAGAGCTCAAACATACAGTTTCGCTATAtgcataaaaaagaaaaaaatcaatcaaataTGGAAAATAAGTCTAATACAAGTACTTGGATAAAATTGACTTGGCTAGCTTAGCGTGTAGTAACCCTACATCGGCAATAACGAACTTATTCGGTTAATCACGTGCGTATTGAGATGGTTTTTACAACAAAACTTAGTAGCAGGTGGGTAtttacaataaaaataataaataatttatgggGTGGAATATCAAACTTCAATTGACTTATGGgtggtttttgcaattttccctaATTTCACAGTTGAACTTACAGGGTGATTGCATAAAAGCACATCCAAGCAGCCACCGAAGTGGATGACACAATGGCATCTAAGCACCCAATATATTGATATCGCTCCAATATTATGCATTATTAATTCTGACATCACCAACGAGGATTGTAACCTCACATGCCTAGTAGCCTCAAGTAGATTCACAATTCACGGCACATAACTCAATAGCATATAATTCATCCAGCAGCATCAGCTAAAAAGCATTATCACAACAATGCTCAGGTAGAACAAAAGATCTTTCCATCATACAGAATAGCATAGAAGTTCCATCATTAATGAAACTATAGTCTAAAAGGTTGCTGAGTTAAAACTGGCAAAATAGACATGCTTTTCCGAAAGGACAACTTCCATCTTACTCCTCGGATTCAGCCTCACCACTCTTCTTGTTATGCTTCCTGGAATATCTCTGGTTCCTCAGGAACTTTGGGTCCATCTATAAACATGGTGAAAAAGATCAGTGAGAGAAGTGTAAAGGAGGCAAAAATTTTGGATTTGTGCACAATACTGATTGATTGATAAACAATTCAAGATAAAGAAATTCTACAAATTCCACTAACTCTAAAAGTTTGACAAAGGTAAGACAGGTAGGGAACCCAAACAAATAACATCTAGacataaaaaaaacagattgGGTTTGACAGTTGTTCAAAATGAAGTAATTCAGACAAGGCTATTCAAAATTATTACATTAACTTCCAGAAGATGATATGCAGTACAAGAGCACCGTAGTACTAGCTACAAGATGAAGTCTCAAGGAGAGATCCATCCCTATACGATTTCCCATCGCCAAAAAGCAAGTACTCATTAGGGATGAAATCTAATGAGACTAGTTCAACTTAAGTTATTAGCACCACGATATTACTGACTACAGTATTTCTATTAGTACATTAATCGCTATCGATTTTACAACATTTTATCTTCAAATAGCACAACTccagacaaaaaaaattgatggtATATAGGCATGAACGAGTCTTGTAATCCACGCAGAAGCTCAAAATTAAAAACCCACCAATACCAAAAACAACAATATAACAGTACCCCCATACAGAAAATCACTACTTGATCCACGATTATAAGAAGCAGTCCCGTGAAGGCAAACAAACCTCGGATAGTAATGGGTATCACTATGAAATTTCTACCAAAATTAGACGTGTTCACCGATGTACTAAATCTGTCAAGAGACATTCAGCAATTTGAGGAGCTACCGCAACAACACAAACTACCCTACCCCGCATCTGCCCAGCCACATGATACATGAATCTACTAGAGACTTTTGGCGACTCTGGGCTATCAAAGCAGATGGCGCACACGCGCGGAAGCTAGAAGAGGGCGTGGATTGGCTTACCCCCTTGGTGGAGGTCTGGCGGTGGCGCTTGGGCTTCTTGATCCCGTTCTTGTGCGCCTTGTACGACTGGTTGTGCGCCGTGTGGTTCTTCGACTTGGCCATCTCCCCCGAATCCTTCAAAGACGACGAACAAACGAAAAAAATCAGGAATCAGGGGAAGAAAACGAAGATCGATAAATCAAAGAGACATCGAATGAGGCGATGGAAATGGAGGAATCGTCGGTTACCGAAACGAGCGCTcgcgagggaggaggagacgagcggttgaacggcggcggcggcggagctagggTTTTCGCAGGTGAGGAGATGGGGGAAGGTTATATAAGGGGACGAGGTGTTGAGCTAAATGACCCTATTGACCTTGATGCCCTTTTGTATGGTCCGATTGCACTGGTCCAGCTGCACGAATCTCAACGAAGGCAGGCTCAGTATGTTAATGGGCCTTTCTTTTAGTGGGCCTATTTCTTCAGGCTCAACTTAAGGTTTGGCCCGTTAAGCCAGTTGCGTGGGCCACCAGTGTCTGTGTGggttttcttgtttcttttttcttgagaAACACACATTACAACGCAGGCGCGTAACACTCtggggttgtttggttggttgccaCATTTTGCCATGTCACACTTTAGTCATGCTACAGTTTATTAGACATATGTGTTTGTTTCGCTGCCGCAATTGCGTTATGCCACACTTTCTTAACTTTGGGATCCACATATCATTTCTTAAATTTAGAGCTAAGCATGCTGCATTTGTGACCAACTATTTCTAAGCCACACTTGTGCCACCATACCACAACTAACCCAAACTTAGTTATGGCAAGGTTAGACATCAACCAAACATCCCCTCTATGCCTATGACGGTCTCCTAATGTGGGTTTTCTAGTCGATCGGACCCATCGTTTCTTATGGGGACAATAAGCGAAATGGTATATttataaatgaaaaataatttgtaaataaaacttttatatacgtgttcttagtgatctaaaagtaaaggctaaaaaataaacctcGATGAAAAACCTCAAAATTAACTCCTAATTTAAGgtcgaaaattcaaattttggctgataagcataaggctccgtttagttccccaaaaacTTTTCGCAAAAACATCATATGGattctttggacacatgtatggagcattaaatatagataaaaagaaaaactaattgcatagtttgcatgtaaatcacgagacgaatcttttgagcttaattagtTCATAATtaaccataagtgctacagtaacccacatgtgttaatgacggcttaattaggctcgaaagattcgtctcgtagtttccaGGCGagctatgaaattagttttttcattcgtgtccgaaaaccccttccgacatccggtcaaacatccgatgtaacacccaaaaattttcatttcaccaactaatAAGGCcctaagcataagcgaaaagtgAGTTTGGACTGAGCAAAGTGTTCCCAATGTGAGTTTTTGGTAAACAAAATGGACCAGTTTCAAGCAACTTTAAAAACATTTAAGGAAACGAAGCTGATGCACCAATTCCAGGATCGCATCGAGCCATACATAATAATAGCAACTCCGTGGCTCTGTGCAGTAATTCAAAAGCAATAGCAGTTTATTTGATCCCTCAACCCCACTTTTTACATATACTCCCTCAGATTCAGGTTATacgacgttttaactttggttaaagtcaaattaCTCCAAGTTTGGCTATCtctgtagaaaaaagtagtaatatttacaacaccagcatagtttcattaaatctataattgaataaattttataatatatttgtcttgggttaaaaataatactatttttttctataaaattaatcaaacttagagtagtttaactttgaccaaggtcaaaacgtcttataacttaaaacggagggagtactaaataaAAGTTAGTATGATCATTGTATTTCTTCCGCctataagaaaaataaagaaaataatgaATTTGACTATACTTTACAGAAAGGTAGAACCTCAGAAATAAGATAAATTGAATTGctatttaaaaaaatcgatAGCTAACTCTATGCCTATGACGGTCTCCTAATGTGGGTTTTCTAGTCGATCGGACCCATCGTTCCTTATGGGGGCAATAAGCGAAATAACATATTTGTAAGCGAAAAATAATTGGTGAATAAAACTACATGTTCTTAGCAATTTACTtaagtaaaggctgaaaaataaacatcgatgaaaaaaccccaaaattaactccaaatttaaggtcaaaaattcaaattttggctgataagcataagcgtAAGCAAAAAGATGAGGCCCCGATGATTACGATAGTTTGGACTGAGCAAAGTGTTCCCAATGTGAGTTTTTGGTAAACAAAATGGACCAGTTTCAAGCAACTTTAAAAACATTTAAGGAAATGAAGCTGATGCACCAATTCCAGGATCGCATCGAGCCATACATAGGGCttgtttggcacaactccagTTCCAGCTCCacctggagctcagccaaacagtttcagctccaccaaaactaaGAGTAGAGTTAGGTgcagctctctcacaaaataaactaaagttgtggagctgggtttaggcagctcgacaactccactccagacccaactcctggagctaaatttagaagttggagtTGTACCAAACAGGCTCGTAATACAGTAATAGCAACTCCGTAGCTCTGTGCAGTAATTCAAAAGCAATATCAGTTTATTTGATCCCTCAACCCCTACTTTTTACATATACTAAATAAAAGTTAGTATGATCAATGTATTTCTTCCGCCtataagaaaaagaaagaaaagaatgaATTTGACTATACTTTACAGAAGGTAGAACCTCAGAAATAAGATAATTTGAATTGCTATAAAAAATCGATAGCTAACTGTGAAAAAAGATCAAGAAAGACAAAAGAATCGGTGCATGCAAAAATGTGCATAGGCATGTAAACTTCTGTCCGAGACTTCAGTTCCTTAAAAAATGAAGCTACTGTTATGTACTACCATGTATGTTGAATCAGCCTGCAACTCTGAAGTAACCTTCATATCGATGACCTCTGACTTCAGCAATGGAACCAATGAGTGGAACCAAGCATAATCTTCTCAGCCAAAACGACAGAAAGGTACAACCAAAAGAAGCCGGCCGCTAGCTAGAATCTTCCAAGAGTATCTAATCATCATGTGAAAAGCGTGACGACATCTCTTCTGTATCCCCTAACTATCAGGATCCTCGGGATGTTCTCTACAAGCAGATCCATGTACTCCATGTAGCAGTATGCCAGGTGGTTCAGTGGTGGCGGTGGAAGGCTCACGAGCACCACGACTGCCATCCTGGAGTGCCTAAGGATAGTAGCGTTCAGCTTCAGCATCGTGTAGAGGAACTTTTCAACCTTCTGTTCATCAACCACGACCTGCTTGCCACCCTCCATCAGGGGCCGGCGTTCGCGTTCCGCGGCTTCCTTCAGCTGAGAAATGTATGTTCTGATTCTGCTCTGCGCGCTTCTGTACACCTCAGGGTCATCCTTCTTCGAGCCACCGCTGCGATCTGGGTCTGCTTCCCATGACTTCACAGTCACAACGATCACATCAGCTTGCATCCTAAGATCGTACAAGAACTTTTTGACGTCTGCCTTTAGCTCCTCGGCCTCGGTATCTTCTTCAGCTATGCAGAAGACCTGAATCTTGCAGCTCTCGAAGCTTTCTTTGGTGAGTAGGAGCTGAGACAGAAGGAGCATCAATCCTCCATCCCTCACAATCCAGTATAGGTCGATTGTCCCGTACTGTCGTTGGTACTCATTAGGCCATTCATCTAGTCCTTTCACAATGACGACAGCCTTGTTAGCAGTAATGCAATCGTTTATGATGCTGACAAATGTTGATGGTATCTGTGTCAGATTCTCACGACGCCAGATTTCTGGGTACCGCATCACAACAATGTTTGGTTTCAAATTCCCTAGGCCCATTGTCTGAACAATGCTGCGAAAACCGATAGATGTTGAGGGTGCTACGATAATCTCTGCAACGCCCTCACAGCGCCTATAGTCAATATAAGCGCTCAGTTGGCGGCATGCTGTCTTTGCATCCTCAGCAGATTCATGATAGTCGCCATCAATAATTGAGACAAATATTGACATACCACGGCCCTTTTTCTTCATGCAGTTGGCAAAATCCGCGAGTTTTGGATGGCACGGGACATCTTCTGGAAGTTTACCCCAAGGCCGACAAAATATGAGAGGAATAGGGTACCAATTCTTAGGATGAACTTGATTTGCTGCAAGAAAACAATCAGAGAAATATGTCACATTGTGCTTAAATTTCTGCAAGGCTTGTTTAATTTCCATGCAAAAAATTGTACCTCCCATTGATCGAAGACTTCTTAGAGCCAGTTGAAAGTATGCACTCTTAAATCCGTCCCCCCAGTCCCCTGCCTTTCCTTTTAAGCTGACATAGTAGTATATGAGGCTTGCAAGGGCAAGGGAGACCACAGTAAAAGTCCAAGAGATCATAAACATGATAACTGGAAATTAAGAGGGAAAATCATCTATCAATATACTGCACACTAAGGATGCTGATTctataaaatcatattaataaaaAAGAACTAGGTGGACTAGAGATGCAGTGCAACAAATTTTCACTGATACTAGAATCTTGGCCTGACAGCCCCAACTCAAACATGCTATCCTAGAATCTTGGCccagaaaaaaaacattaaatgATTTCATAAGCAAAAAAATCATAAGTATTTGATAGGCATTCTTTAGCTACTTGGCATTTTGTGATCATAATTTCCCTGTAAATGTTTATTCgattaattaaagaaaaaataacgataacatatatatgtacttctAGACAATTTTGCAGGTTTATAGTTATTGTTACCTAATAGTACCAAGTTATCAAATGTAAATTTAAGGATGGGAAAACATACCAATACAAAGCAATGCACCGATGAGAGAAAGGCTCCAGTGGTGCAACTTCCATCGGGGGCGCCAACTAGGAGCATCAAGGAGGTCAAGCAGAAAGCATGACAAGTTCACACCAGCATAACACAGAAGGAAAAACATGGTGATAGTGGGTGTAATTACATCCAAGTTCCCAATGATGACACAGCTAATACAGATGAAGCTTGTAAACAGAGTTGCCACATGAGGTTCAGACCCTTCATAAGCcttaaaataattaagtacaGGAAGAATGTCATCATTCGCTATTGCTGCAAGTAACCTTGGAGCCCCTGTCAGACTCTGTAGCGCTGCACCTAAAGTGGATAGAATTATACCAGCATAAACTACTGCTGGAGAGGGCCAAGCAACTGCAGCACATAGAAGCCTGCAAACAAGAAAATGTAGTTCTTTTATCAACTAATATAAACTCAGGCTTTTAGATATTTTGGATTTGTGTCACTCACGCATAAAAACATGAGCATTACTGCCTACTTGTCACTCACGCATAAAAACATGAGCATTACTGCCTACTTGTTTGAAAGTCAATGTAAAAGGCATGTACATCTTCCATACAAATTAAgatgcaaaagaaaataaaatattaatgatGGGCCTATGGACATTTCTAATACAAGACAAATATGGCAGCAAGAAAAACTATGTGCTTCATTCTAATAATAACTAGTAAAAGTTTGTTGGTTGTGGTATTCTGACAAGCTTGGATGGAGGCACTGCCGTGATGACGGATAGGAAATGAACAACATTTACCCAAAAAAATATGGAATGCTGACCTCTAAACATAAAGCGTTTCCTGGATATTATGGATTAAAAATTTTAGCTTCTCTCCAGGCAAAACGTAGTAGGTTCGAGGAGAATAGCAGAAACCACAGGTACTAATGCTCCATGATAtcaaaaaattagaaattaaatGCATTATTCTACAAgtctaaattaagaaaaactccAAGATAAACAATTGCATGCATACAATCACATTGGATCAAAGGCAAGTACATTTACTTGTATGCAAATAGTGCAATATTTTACCAAAAGATCCTAGACACAAACATGTCTACATAAATTGATCCATGGAAGATCTGAACTCCATTACCATGACAACATAAAGTCAACAACTAGTTTTTTCAGAACTCGGTACTGATTAAGCAATAAGTTTGATGATGTGCTGCCAAAGAAAATCAAACCTGTCAGTCAGAAGCCCCTCTCTTGTAGACAATGCTCCGAACAGAAACACAGATAGTAGATACATCATAGTAGTTGAAATGGTAGCATGTAATGTTCCAATTGGTATTGAACGTTGTGTGTCTTTCAGTGAAGCAGACCGATTTGAACCAGCCATGATTCCTGTAACTGCTGGGAAGTAGAGACCTAACAAAGCACTGAAAGAACAAAACAAAGAATGTTAGCAAGTGCATACTGAATCTACAAAATCGATAAATGAAAATTGCAAGTAATTAGAGGATCTTAAAAACAAGTATCAACAACAAAAGGAGGACAGACTTAAAATCCCAATATATAGACCCATTTGGATCAGGAACTCCAGCATTGTTTGTTCGTTGGTAGTCTGAACTCCAGTTGTCTTTCAATGTAGTTATACTCAAACCAGTTATCCACTCTAGGTAGGAAAAACATCATCAGAAATAcaacacaagaaaaacaaaagagaaaactATGAAAGAATTATTGGCAAGTGGATATTTACTTGAAGCATTTGGCCTTGGTGCAATAAAGACACCGATGTAAATGCACAGGATTGAGAAGAGCACTGGTATTAAGAAAGCAGGTGCAACTTTGTTGATAATTTTGACGCCACCAAATACAATAAAACAAAGCAATATGGTCACGATGATGCCGTAGACCTGGAGGTCATGCAAGTTGGGTGTTGAGATAGTTGTTGCATTGCCTGCTGCGGTACCGTTTACGAACGTATTGGTGACCACTGTTACACTCTCTGCTTTTTAAAATCGCTACAAGTtaattcaaataaaatgaaatgaACATTAAATTTCAGTAAacggaaatcatatatatgcatcacaaaagagagaaatATATTTTAACTTAACACTCCAAAGGAAGAAGTTGCCTATGTACCACAATAATATCTATATTATTCAGTCTGTACTGCTAGAAGAAACTATCTCCCAATTAGCCTTTAGGCAAGCTTGTATTTCATtctaaattttgcaaaaaagaaaaaatcatccatggcatgaaaaaaaatctaatttacacacattttttttctcgagcACAATTTCCGCACAGTTGTACCATGAAATTTCTAGAAATAAGCCAGATTATGCAACTTAGTCCATTTTATTGTA encodes the following:
- the LOC4323903 gene encoding universal stress protein PHOS34 yields the protein MASSVPEDGASAAAAAATADPAAAAAEAPGRRIVVAVDESEESTHALTWCLANVVSSSGGDTLVLLHARRPRPVYAAMDSSGYMMTSDVMASMDKYAAAVSAAAVGKAKHICAAFPHVTVETMVESGDPRDVICDATEKMAADLLVMGTHGYGLIQRAFLGSVSNHCAQNCKCPVLIVKRPK
- the LOC4323904 gene encoding large ribosomal subunit protein eL29z yields the protein MAKSKNHTAHNQSYKAHKNGIKKPKRHRQTSTKGMDPKFLRNQRYSRKHNKKSGEAESEE
- the LOC4323905 gene encoding cation-chloride cotransporter 2, whose amino-acid sequence is MERGGFGGAGRHDEEAPAMRPAPQQRYRTVESHDRAVVQMAPMEFGSSADASASAGPRYIKPGTNLRTDARMHMASSNGRSSNGSQGDSKLELFGFDSLVNILGLKRMVGEQAQASASTRDGENAGIAIGHPKETETKLDTMMGVFVPCLQNILGIIYYIRFTWIVGMGGVWQSLVLVAFCGSCTFLTTISLSAIATNGAMKGGGPYYLIGRALGPEVGVSIGLCFFLGNAVAGAMYVLGAVETFLDAVPSAEFFQESVTVVTNTFVNGTAAGNATTISTPNLHDLQVYGIIVTILLCFIVFGGVKIINKVAPAFLIPVLFSILCIYIGVFIAPRPNASKWITGLSITTLKDNWSSDYQRTNNAGVPDPNGSIYWDFNALLGLYFPAVTGIMAGSNRSASLKDTQRSIPIGTLHATISTTMMYLLSVFLFGALSTREGLLTDRLLCAAVAWPSPAVVYAGIILSTLGAALQSLTGAPRLLAAIANDDILPVLNYFKAYEGSEPHVATLFTSFICISCVIIGNLDVITPTITMFFLLCYAGVNLSCFLLDLLDAPSWRPRWKLHHWSLSLIGALLCIVIMFMISWTFTVVSLALASLIYYYVSLKGKAGDWGDGFKSAYFQLALRSLRSMGANQVHPKNWYPIPLIFCRPWGKLPEDVPCHPKLADFANCMKKKGRGMSIFVSIIDGDYHESAEDAKTACRQLSAYIDYRRCEGVAEIIVAPSTSIGFRSIVQTMGLGNLKPNIVVMRYPEIWRRENLTQIPSTFVSIINDCITANKAVVIVKGLDEWPNEYQRQYGTIDLYWIVRDGGLMLLLSQLLLTKESFESCKIQVFCIAEEDTEAEELKADVKKFLYDLRMQADVIVVTVKSWEADPDRSGGSKKDDPEVYRSAQSRIRTYISQLKEAAERERRPLMEGGKQVVVDEQKVEKFLYTMLKLNATILRHSRMAVVVLVSLPPPPLNHLAYCYMEYMDLLVENIPRILIVRGYRRDVVTLFT
- the LOC4323905 gene encoding cation-chloride cotransporter 2 isoform X1, which encodes MEKMQGLPLDTPRIVGMGGVWQSLVLVAFCGSCTFLTTISLSAIATNGAMKGGGPYYLIGRALGPEVGVSIGLCFFLGNAVAGAMYVLGAVETFLDAVPSAEFFQESVTVVTNTFVNGTAAGNATTISTPNLHDLQVYGIIVTILLCFIVFGGVKIINKVAPAFLIPVLFSILCIYIGVFIAPRPNASKWITGLSITTLKDNWSSDYQRTNNAGVPDPNGSIYWDFNALLGLYFPAVTGIMAGSNRSASLKDTQRSIPIGTLHATISTTMMYLLSVFLFGALSTREGLLTDRLLCAAVAWPSPAVVYAGIILSTLGAALQSLTGAPRLLAAIANDDILPVLNYFKAYEGSEPHVATLFTSFICISCVIIGNLDVITPTITMFFLLCYAGVNLSCFLLDLLDAPSWRPRWKLHHWSLSLIGALLCIVIMFMISWTFTVVSLALASLIYYYVSLKGKAGDWGDGFKSAYFQLALRSLRSMGANQVHPKNWYPIPLIFCRPWGKLPEDVPCHPKLADFANCMKKKGRGMSIFVSIIDGDYHESAEDAKTACRQLSAYIDYRRCEGVAEIIVAPSTSIGFRSIVQTMGLGNLKPNIVVMRYPEIWRRENLTQIPSTFVSIINDCITANKAVVIVKGLDEWPNEYQRQYGTIDLYWIVRDGGLMLLLSQLLLTKESFESCKIQVFCIAEEDTEAEELKADVKKFLYDLRMQADVIVVTVKSWEADPDRSGGSKKDDPEVYRSAQSRIRTYISQLKEAAERERRPLMEGGKQVVVDEQKVEKFLYTMLKLNATILRHSRMAVVVLVSLPPPPLNHLAYCYMEYMDLLVENIPRILIVRGYRRDVVTLFT